The window CCCTATTTCTCGCCGCCCTGCTGCTGGTCTTCAACGCCATGCTCTACTTCCTCATTCAGTACCGGGTCATCTCGCGAGTGGAACGGCTGAACAGTCAGGTCCGCGAGGTGGATCTGGAAAGTGAGACCGCCATGCGCGTCAATACCGACGGCGATGACGAGCTCTCACAGTTGGGAACCAACATCAACGCCATGCTGCAACGCCTCGCGCTAGACCAGAAGAAGTTGCACGAAGCCCACGACCTGCTGGAGGCCAAGGTAGCCGAGCGTACCCTTGAGCTTGAAGAAGCGAATGTGGAGTTGCAATGCCTCGACAAGGCAAAGTCGCAATTCCTCTCATCCACTTCCCATGAGCTGCGCACGCCGCTCACGGCGATACTCGGCTTCATCAAGCTCATGGAGCGAACCTTCCGCAAGCACTTCCAGCCCCACCTGAACAATGTGGACGAAGCCACCCAACGCATGGGCACCTTCCTTGAGAATTTCAAAATCGTGCGCAAGGAAACCGATCGCCTCGGCCGCCTGATCAACGATCTGCTCGACCTCAACAAAATCGAGGCCGGGCGAGTGGAATGGCGTGACACCGACGTGGATGTATCGAAGCTGGTACGCCATGTGGGTGACACCATGGCCGGTCAGTTCAACGACCTGCCTGCAGTGGACTTCTTCGTTGTCACTTCTCCGGATCTTCCTTCACTCCACATCGATGAGGACCGGCTCCATCAGGTACTGGCCAATCTCGTAAACAACGCTGCCAAATTCACGGACGAGGGGATCGTGAGACTCAGCGTGCGGCAGACCAAAGACAACATGCTCGAGTTCTCGGTGGAAGACTCCGGGCCCGGCATTCGGGAAGAAGACGTTGAACGGATCTTCGACACCTTCTATCAAAGCCAGCATGACTGGGAGCGCCCGGGCACGTCTCTCGGGACCGGGCTTGGCCTCGCCATCTGCAAGGAGATCATCGAGCACTACAACGGCAGCATATGGGTGGAATCCCGCCGTGGAGAAGGGTCCAATTTCAAATTCAAACTCCCCCTGCCCTAAACAACAAAAAAAGAGGCCGCCTCGTTAAAGGCGGCCTCTTTTTTTTGGATGATATCAGGTTACGCAGCTACAGGACGAACCTTACCCTTGAGCGCTGTCACGAGCATGTACACGATGGGCGTGTCGCAGGCGGCAATGAGCAGCTTCACGAGCCACTGGCCAAGGATGACATCGCCCACCGGGAGAATGCCATAGAAGGCCACGGTCACGAAGATGGTGGAGTCGATGAGTTGGGAGACCATGGTGGAAAGATTGTTGCGCAGCCAGAGGAAGCGACCGTTGGTGCGATCTTTCAGCAAGTGGAAGAGCCAGATGTCGTGCTTCTGACTGACGACATAGGCCAAGAGGGAGGCGGCCACGATGCGCGGGGTGTTGCCGATGACTCCAGCAAAGGCCTCCTGATTGTGCCAGAACGGGGCGGCAGGCCAGGCAACGGCCAGCCATGCGATGGCAGTGATGAAGATGAGGGTGACGAACCCGCAGGTCACGGCTTCGTTGGCCATCTCCTTGCCCCAGACTTCACTGATGACGTCGGAGACCACGAAGGTCAGAGAATATGCCAGTACCCCGGCGGGAACGGCGAGGCCGAAGACGGTGATGATTTTGCTGGAGATGACAGCAGCAATGACCAGCCCGCCGATGAACAGGCTGAGCAGCAAGGCATACACCTTGCGTTCGAAGGTTTCCATGTTTTCTCCCTTGGATTGAACTGTCCAAAAGTTAATACGAT of the Pseudodesulfovibrio sp. zrk46 genome contains:
- a CDS encoding CHASE4 domain-containing protein, giving the protein MKLRNIALTSIFILVLVAMATEFTVSHLIVQDGFNNLERQQVETDVQRVKNEIAREAEGLDTFLWDWASWDDTYNFVQTGNPEYLKSNLPIGTFLDQNLNLVIIRDNAGTDVYAKAVNADEEFDPQLVRDFNSLTRGVELPERAEEAGRGGIVLINDVPFIFFTRPILTSEEDLPSIGTMIMGRFLSSEIVEAIAARMEITLSIHPTSIEHQNERSVKRELATGLKAVVIAQNADIINGYGVVEDITGQPALMIEISEPRHIAAHGRSVAMYNTLFLAALLLVFNAMLYFLIQYRVISRVERLNSQVREVDLESETAMRVNTDGDDELSQLGTNINAMLQRLALDQKKLHEAHDLLEAKVAERTLELEEANVELQCLDKAKSQFLSSTSHELRTPLTAILGFIKLMERTFRKHFQPHLNNVDEATQRMGTFLENFKIVRKETDRLGRLINDLLDLNKIEAGRVEWRDTDVDVSKLVRHVGDTMAGQFNDLPAVDFFVVTSPDLPSLHIDEDRLHQVLANLVNNAAKFTDEGIVRLSVRQTKDNMLEFSVEDSGPGIREEDVERIFDTFYQSQHDWERPGTSLGTGLGLAICKEIIEHYNGSIWVESRRGEGSNFKFKLPLP
- a CDS encoding queuosine precursor transporter; translated protein: METFERKVYALLLSLFIGGLVIAAVISSKIITVFGLAVPAGVLAYSLTFVVSDVISEVWGKEMANEAVTCGFVTLIFITAIAWLAVAWPAAPFWHNQEAFAGVIGNTPRIVAASLLAYVVSQKHDIWLFHLLKDRTNGRFLWLRNNLSTMVSQLIDSTIFVTVAFYGILPVGDVILGQWLVKLLIAACDTPIVYMLVTALKGKVRPVAA